In a single window of the Papaver somniferum cultivar HN1 chromosome 8, ASM357369v1, whole genome shotgun sequence genome:
- the LOC113302588 gene encoding light-harvesting complex-like protein 3 isotype 2, chloroplastic yields MAVFSPPSSTHFSTISATTTFSSKTRFTSSKPYLHFPSKLSKKNLYLLSTKISENEAVVVEQVEKVVVEEEIKKEEPEVSIKEEEPSIGSNGGVSAAVTTTSSVEEPVVLKFTNPKWVSGTWDLKQFQKNGETDWDAVIDAEVRRRKWLEDNPETSSNDDPVVFDTSIIPWWSWVKRFHLPEAEKLNGRAAMVGFFMAYFVDSLTGVGLVDQMGNFFCKTLLLAAVVGVLAIRKNEDVDNLKKLWEETTFYDKQWQATWQDDSPSGSKKK; encoded by the exons ATGGCTGTTTTTTCTCCACCTTCTTCAACTCATTTCTCAACAATCTCTGCAACTACAACTTTTTCTTCAAAAACCCGTTTCACTTCTTCAAAACCTTATCTTCATTTCCCATCAAAACTATCAAAGAAAAATCTTTACTTGTTATCCACTAAAATAAGTGAGAATGAAGCTGTTGTAGTTGAACAAGTAGAGAAAGTAGTAGTAGAAGAGGAAATTAAAAAGGAGGAACCTGAAGTGagtattaaagaagaagaaccttcTATAGGATCTAATGGTGGTGTTTCAGCAGCAGTGACTACTACTTCTTCAGTTGAAGAACCAGTTGTTTTGAAATTTACTAACCCAAAATGGGTTTCAGGAACTTGGGATTTGAAACAGTTTCAGAAAAATGGGGAAACTGATTGGGATGCTGTTATTGATGCTG AGGTTAGGAGACGAAAGTGGCTTGAAGACAATCCAGAAACATCTAGTAATGATGATCCTGTAGTTTTTGACACCTCCATAATTCCATGGTGGTCATGGGTCAAGAGATTCCATCTTCCTGAAGCCGAGAAACTAAATG GCCGTGCTGCCATGGTAGGATTCTTCATGGCTTATTTCGTAGATAGCTTGACTGGGGTAGGTCTTGTTGATCAAATGGGAAACTTCTTCTGCAAAACACTTTTATTAGCAGCTGTAGTTGGAGTTCTCGCAATTCGAAAGAATGAAGATGTAGATAACTTAAAGAAACTTTGGGAGGAAACAACTTTCTACGACAAGCAATGGCAAGCGACGTGGCAGGATGATTCCCCTAGCGGGTCCAAGAAAAAATAA
- the LOC113301731 gene encoding light-harvesting complex-like protein 3 isotype 1, chloroplastic, whose amino-acid sequence MVSIAITSSSLQITSSSHWFTKKHQSLARPRCTLVTEQKTHVVTVNVENKSAAKLLDPREKELFKENGSAGNTQEPVKETENESTVPRFHDERWKKGTWDLNCFVKNGKMDWDGVILAEARRKFLEMYPETATNEEPVVFLSSIIPWWAWIMRSHLPEAELLNGRAAMMGFFMAYTVDVLTGLDMVGQAGNFVCKTGLFITLIGIMAFRKKEDFGNLQKLADEATYYYKQWRASWEEQNSSPWSKKI is encoded by the exons ATGGTATCAAtcgccataacttcttcatctcTGCAAATAACTTCTAGCTCTCACTGGTTCACTAAGAAACATCAATCTCTAGCAAGACCTAGATGCACCTTGGTAACTGAACAGAAAACCCATGTTGTCACAGTTAATGTCGAAAACAAGAGTGCCGCCAAGTTATTAGACCCTCGAGAAAAAGAATTGTTTAAAGAAAATGGTTCAGCAGGTAACACACAGGAACCGgtgaaagaaacagaaaatgaatCTACTGTTCCAAGGTTTCACGACGAGAGATGGAAAAAGGGTACTTGGGATCTGAATTGTTTTGTAAAAAACGGGAAGATGGACTGGGATGGTGTCATTCTTGCAG AAGCAAGAAGAAAGTTTCTAGAAATGTATCCAGAGACAGCAACAAATGAAGAACCAGTTGTTTTCCTGAGTTCTATCATACCTTGGTGGGCATGGATTATGAGGTCACATTTGCCAGAAGCAGAGCTGCTTAATG GTCGGGCAGCAATGATGGGATTCTTCATGGCATATACAGTCGATGTTCTAACTGGTCTTGACATGGTCGGACAAGCGGGAAATTTCGTCTGCAAGACAGGACTTTTCATTACACTTATCGGTATAATGGCTTTCAGAAAAAAGGAGGACTTCGGCAACTTACAGAAGCTAGCCGATGAAGCTACATATTATTATAAACAGTGGAGAGCTTCATGGGAAGAACAAAACTCAAGCCCTTGGTCGAAAAAAATTTAG
- the LOC113302589 gene encoding glutamate dehydrogenase 2-like: MNALAATNRNFRHAARILGLDSKLEKSLMIPFREIKVECTIPKDDGTLVSYVGFRVQHDNARGPMKGGIRYHPEVDHDEVNALAQLMTWKTAVADTPYGGAKGGIGCSPRDLSKSELERLTRVFTQKIHDLIGIHTDVPAPDMGTNAQTMAWMLDEYSKFHGHSPAVVTGKPIDLGGSLGRDAATGRGVVFATEALLAEHGQSIKDLKFVIQGFGNVGSWAAKLIHERGGKIVAVSDITGAIKNSNGIDIPSLLAHKEETGTLKSFGGGDVMDPEELLVYDCDVLIPCALGGVLNKDNAAEVKAKFIIEAANHPTDPEADEILSKKVVVILPDIYANAGGVTVSYFEWVQNIQGFMWDEEKVNHELQKYMTRAFGNIKSMCKTHNCNLRMGAFTLGVNRVARATLLRGWEA, translated from the exons ATGAATGCTCTAGCAGCTACTAACCGTAACTTTCGCCATGCGGCGAGGATCCTTGGTTTGGATTCTAAATTGGAAAAGAGTCTCATGATCCCTTTCAGAGAAATCAAA GTTGAATGTACAATACCAAAAGATGATGGAACTTTAGTTTCTTATGTTGGATTCAGAGTTCAACATGATAATGCTCGTGGACCAATGAAAGGAGGGATTCGTTATCATCCGGAG GTTGACCACGATGAGGTAAATGCTCTGGCTCAACTGATGACATGGAAGACCGCCGTGGCAGATACCCCTTACGGTGGAGCAAAGGGTGGAATTGGTTGCAGCCCAAGGGACCTGTCCAAATCTGAACTAGAGCGTCTTACTCGTGTCTTTACTCAAAAGATCCATGATCTTATTGGAATTCATACTGATGTTCCTGCCCCTGATATGGGAACTAATGCTCAG ACAATGGCTTGGATGTTGGATGAATACTCTAAATTTCATGGACATTCACCCGCCGTTGTTACTGGGAAACCCATT GATCTTGGCGGATCCTTAGGAAGAGACGCTGCCACGGGTCGTGGGGTGGTCTTTGCCACCGAGGCTCTACTTGCAGAGCATGGGCAGAGTATTAAAGACTTGAAATTTGTTATCCAG ggttttggcaATGTTGGCTCTTGGGCAGCAAAGCTCATACATGAAAGAGGTGGTAAGATTGTTGCAGTAAGTGACATAACTGGAGCTATTAAGAATTCGAACGGTATTGATATCCCATCATTGCTCGCACACAAAGAAGAAACTGGCACTCTAAAGAGCTTCGGTGGAGGAGATGTCATGGATCCGGAGGAGTTACTCGTTTATGATTGTGATGTTCTCATTCCTTGTGCTTTAGGGGGAGTCCTAAACAA GGATAATGCTGCGGAAGTAAAGGCCAAATTCATCATTGAAGCAGCAAATCATCCCACAGATCCTGAAGCTGATGAG ATTTTATCCAAGAAAGTAGTGGTTATTCTCCCTGATATTTATGCCAATGCTGGTGGTGTGACAGTCAGCTATTTCGAATGGGTTCAG AACATTCAAGGTTTTATGTGGGATGAGGAGAAAGTGAATCATGAACTGCAGAAGTACATGACCAGAGCATTCGGTAATATCAAGTCAATGTGTAAGACTCACAACTGCAACCTTCGTATGGGTGCCTTCACATTAGGTGTCAATCGTGTGGCCCGAGCCACCCTTTTAAGGGGGTGGGAAGCATAA